In Asterias rubens chromosome 10, eAstRub1.3, whole genome shotgun sequence, the following proteins share a genomic window:
- the LOC117295644 gene encoding uncharacterized protein LOC117295644, translating to MANPTITGHETSKDFTARLSHQINGGMACLGIAMGMETGLFDVMMSIGENRKTSQEIADLANMKERYVREWLGCMAVADIVNFDPEQDTYWIPAHRVGILTQSGFLSVAIPCLSSGFFDVAECFKKDGPAGVCMDKYLKFDQVLDKLHDPFFRDQFLQEFIPSMPHLNQQLIKGITVLEVGCCEGGSCRMLATQFPNSYIYGIDICPNFIEQAREKTTCEGLSNVQFASEDVSCMPAEWTWKFDYVFMYFVLHDVSYPYKALREIHRVLKPGGTLSVVDTVTHTKLEDNLKDADRAYILTQYTMSLMNCLPVSLYPGDGTGLGAMWGREKAQEMLKQEDFEVVSVSSTRSYLNGLHYLCQKPLSENNNVCSNGFA from the exons ATGGCCAATCCAACCATCACCGGTCATGAAACGTCAAAGGATTTTACGGCACGCTTGTCGCATCAGATCAACGGTGGTATGGCATGTCTTGGGATAGCCATGGGTATGGAGACGGGACTGTTTGATGTGATGATGTCCATTGGAGAGAACAGGAAAACCAGCCAGGAGATTGCGGACTTGGCTAACATGAAAGAAAG ATATGTCCGAGAATGGCTGGGATGTATGGCTGTCGCGGACATCGTGAACTTCGaccctgagcaagacacgtaTTGGATACCTGCCCATCGCGTTGGTATCCTCACACAGTCCGGCTTCTTGTCCGTTGCTATCCCGTGCCTGTCTAGTGGGTTCTTCGATGTGGCAGAATGCTTCAAGAAAGATGGCCCAGCAG GTGTTTGTATGGACAAGTATCTAAAGTTTGATCAGGTTTTGGACAAACTACACGATCCTTTCTTTCGAGACCAGTTCCTTCAAGAGTTCATTCCATCCATGCCCCATTTGAATCAGCAACTAA TTAAAGGAATCACAGTTCTAGAAGTAGGGTGCTGCGAGGGTGGTTCATGCAGGATGCTCGCCACCCAGTTCCCCAATAGCTACATCTACGGAATCGATATCTGCCCAAACTTCATAGAGCAAGCTCGAGAGAAGACCACTTGCGAGGGTCTCAGCAATGTCCAGTTTGCCAGTGAGGACGTCAGCTGCATGCCGGCCGAGTGGACATGGAAATTTGACTACGTCTTCATGTACTTTGTCCTTCACGACGTGTCGTACCCCTACAAGGCTCTGCGTGAAATACACCGGGTCCTGAAGCCAGGGGGAACCCTGTCGGTAGTGGATACCGTCACGCACACCAAACTCGAGGACAATCTTAAGGATGCTGACAGAGCCTACATTCTAACCCAGTACACTATGAGTTTGATGAACTGCCTGCCCGTGTCCCTGTATCCAGGAGACGGGACTGGTCTCGGGGCTATGTGGGGTCGAGAGAAAGCACAGGAGATGCTCAAACAGGAAGACTTTGAGGTTGTGTCCGTAAGCTCAACAAGATCATATCTGAATGGTTTGCATTATTTATGCCAAAAGCCGCTCAGTGAGAATAATAATGTCTGTAGCAACGGCTTtgcttga
- the LOC117296195 gene encoding uncharacterized protein LOC117296195, which yields MTDSNASNSVETQKEFFLRLANVVGDGLLCVSIAMGIETGLFQTMIDLKEEHKTSQEIADAGDFKERYVREWLGSQVAAKIVEYDPKDGTYWLPSQRYAVAGTVKASAMTRAVPNLCAAFFDVAKCFKKDGPRGVSYDKYAHFDELMAGMNQEFFNDCLIQSFLPSMPKLHQQLQDGIKVLEIGCSQGMSTRIIAKNFPNSQVYGIDITESGIKEAQEKATEAGLGNVHFIFMSATVLPSDWSETFDYVFVHNVLHDLPYPMKSLHEIMRVLKKGGTLSVVDTATYSKLEDNIAKIPTFARNAYVLSMMNCIPTSLNNVDGAGLGAMWGREKAQEMMKAANFDIISISSIPKSTSLHYQCQKM from the exons ATGACAGATTCGAATGCATCCAATAGTGTGGAGACACAGAAGGAGTTCTTCCTCCGCCTTGCAAACGTTGTTGGAGATGGGCTGTTATGTGTCAGTATTGCCATGGGGATAGAGACTGGTCTTTTCCAGACGATGATCGACTTGAAAGAAGAACACAAGACGTCTCAAGAGATCGCCGATGCAGGAGACTTCAAGGAAAG ATACGTAAGAGAGTGGCTGGGGAGCCAGGTGGCTGCAAAGATTGTTGAGTATGATCCGAAGGATGGAACCTACTGGCTTCCGTCGCAGCGATACGCAGTCGCCGGCACTGTGAAGGCATCTGCAATGACACGGGCTGTCCCTAATCTGTGCGCAGCCTTCTTTGATGTAGCAAAGTGCTTCAAGAAAGATGGACCTCGGG GTGTTTCATATGATAAGTACGCCCACTTTGATGAATTAATGGCAGGAATGAACCAAGAGTTCTTCAACGACTGTTTGATCCAATCGTTCCTCCCTTCAATGCCTAAACTGCACCAGCAACTCC AGGATGGAATAAAAGTACTGGAAATCGGATGCAGCCAGGGGATGTCCACTAGAATTATTGCTAAAAATTTCCCCAACAGTCAGGTGTACGGCATCGACATCACCGAGTCTGGCATCAAAGAGGCACAAGAAAAAGCCACCGAAGCGGGATTGGGTAATGtccatttcattttcatgtcGGCAACTGTCCTGCCCTCTGATTGGTCGGAAACGTTTGATTACgtctttgtgcataatgttCTTCACGACCTTCCTTATCCCATGAAATCGCTCCACGAGATTATGCGTGTCTTGAAGAAGGGAGGAACCCTGTCGGTCGTAGACACTGCCACCTACTCCAAGCTGGAAGACAACATAGCCAAGATTCCGACCTTTGCGAGAAATGCCTATGTTCTCAGCATGATGAATTGCATTCCCACGTCACTAAACAATGTAGATGGAGCGGGTCTGGGGGCAATGTGGGGGCGCGAGAAAGCTCAGGAAATGATGAAGGCAGCCAACTTTGATATCATCTCAATAAGTAGTATTCCTAAATCAACCTCTCTTCATTATCAATGTCAAAAAATGTAA